CATTCCACACTACCTGTAGATCATTCACTTTTCTATTCCTCACCACTTTGCCCAGTCACCGATTTCCAACATGTTTCGACATAGATTCATGTTCAATTCGGATCCAGTGGCAGGTGTTATGTTCTCTTCATGCAAAAGTTTTTTTCCCTTTCCTCTCCAATGTCTCCATCTTATTTGCAGGGGTTTTGGATGTTGTAATTGTTTACCTAGCATCATTATGTTACATTGTGCAAGGTGTCTTTTAACTTAGTCATTTGTCTCCCAGCTGAAAGTCTAGGCTTGTTTTCTCTTAACTCTTTTCGGCTTTATAGGCTTCTGCTTTGTCTATATGGAAGATGAGCGGGATGCAGAGGATGCGATCCGGAGGCTTGACAGGATAGAGTTTGGCAGAAAAGGGCGCAGAATTCGTGTTGAGTGGACCAAGGTATGtctgtttttatatttatttaatgcCAAATGGTATGTAGTTTATACGTATGAATTTAAGGTTACTGTTGATCCCTTTTCATGACATAATTAAGTGTGCCTATTTCATCTGCAGCAAGAGCGTGGTAGCAGAAGGCCTGATAGCACCAGAAAATCTTCTTCCAGTGCACGACCTTCTAAAACGTTATTTGTCATTAACTTTGATCCTATCAATACTAGGACCAGGGACATTGAAAAGTATTTTGAGCATTATGGGAAGATATCCAATGTCAGGATCAGAAGGAACTTTGCCTTTGTGCAGTATGAGTTGCAGGAAGATGCAACCCGAGCATTAGAGGAAACTCACTTAAGGTCCGTAATAAATCCATCTATTGTCTTGTTGTTGTAGGTGTTATTACTATGGTCTACTAAGCCAACTAAAGTATGTAAACATACACAAAAATGAACTTAGAATAAGGTCATTAAGCTACCGTATATTGAAACCCCAGATCATAGTTTCTTGAAGCCGAATGGGAAAACTGCCTTACTTGACACTCTTCTTACTTTGCAGCAAGTTCATGGATCGAGTTATATCAGTTGAATATGCAATCCGGGACGATGATGACAAAAGAAATGGGCACAGCCCTGATGGAAGAGGACGTGACACGTCTCCTGATAGAAGAAACTATGATCGCAGACGTTCCCCAAGTCCCTATCAAAGAGATAGGGGTAGCCCTGACTATGGACATGGATCTGTACCAAATTCTAGATCAGAACGAAGGGGCAGTCCTCAATATGGAAGAGCAGAAAGCCCTGCCAATGATAGATACAACAGGTCATTATTACTATTCTTTATTTCTAGCATTTGTTACTTTGTAGTACATAGTTTCTGTGGACTAAGACTTAATGAAATTTCCTTATCTGATCGTATGTAAACATGCAGTCGTTCACCCCCGCCTCCACGGGAGAGGTCTCGATCACGATCCCGGTCTTGAGAAGGAAGAACACTGTTGGTAGCATTTGGTAGAATCTATTCTCTTCATTCTTCCCTGCAAATTTCTGCAAGTGTTTTTCAACTAGTTATTGTTAAAACTTTGGGTAGAGAGTGTTGTAGCCTATGCATAGTTGAATTCGATTGTGATTCGTACTTATGTCAAACTGTTCTATGTCTCAACTTATGTGTATCTGATTGATCTTGTATTTCATGGATAAATTGATGTAATCGTGCTTTGGTTTATGATTTATGTCCAATTTTATGGATCACAACTGAGCCTTTTATAAGACAAAGCCAAATCATAAAATATGATTTACTCGACTAATAAATACTAAACATATTCCAACAACCCACACTAATTTAACACGATGAGACACTTTCATTGCTCTAACTAAATGTATTTACAAAATATTATTCCCTTGTTTCATTTACAAAAgaaatgaatttatatttagaATGCCCCGCTATAAGTTAGACATTTTCTTTTATggcaaaaaatgacaaaatatctttctcttattttgtttatctttcttaattttttatctctactttattgcACTACTAAAAACCTATGCCCAAAagaaatatggagtactatttttttattaatatatttaagtaGACATTGAAATGATAATTCAATGTATTAAATGGAGAAAAATAATGGTAATTGGATATAATCATGTCAAGATTTAAAATGCTGATAGGTCATCATGCAAATAAAAATGTAGAAGTTGTGTTATTTTTATCCAATTAATGATTTTTCtatcaattaaattatttatctaCATATTTTTATAACTTCGTTAAAGTTGGTTTTCCTCTCCACTATATCATTATATAAGTGATctcaatgaaaaaaaaattctgttTATTCACTTTGTAAACCCAAGAAAACTAATCAAGGAGATTCAGTTAATAGAGAATGATAATTGAAGTACCATTGATTTTGTATTGAATATCGGAAAAACACAAAAGAAAGGTAAAATAAACCATAGCTTTATTATTACTTATTTTTAAACTACGTAGACTATattcactttttatttaaactatattcacttaaaaaaatgaCAATAACCAATTTTTCATAGTCATGATACAtcatttttactattatatATACTTATCCAATATCTTTTATCAATAATACTATTAATCAATTTGATACTTTTGATTGGAACTTGAGGAGAGACAGAGTGAACACATGTTTTCCTCAAAAAATGAACACATTCTAATTTCGAAATATATGGGTCAAGCACAACGTGTTAGATACGATTGATGACCAACAAAACAATTATATCCAATTAATAAAATTGCAATATTATCCTTCCAAACAGCACCCAACAAAACTGAACTTTATGAGCCACCAACCAATTTATGAATTGATATAATCTACCAACCAATTTATgacttgataaaaaaaaagaatctcACCCTTtcttattattcattttaactTCAATTATCATGAGGCATTGATTTGATAATATTTCCATCATTCAAACGAAAATGATGAAATTTATTTACATAGATAATGAGAGAAAAGAACGGAGAAATTAAAGATAGAAAATTTTTATAGCACTCATTTTCCTCTGACAAATTTACAACAGGAGTTTAGTTTGATTGCTTAGGCTACAATATAATTACCTATTTAGattattatttatgatttttatcATCTAAAGTTAGATTGATTCAAAAAAATCACTCTACTAAGGACTACGGTGGACCCTAAGTTTTAGTTaaattcatgtttttttttttatgttttcaccTACCAATATTCGTTTTCAACTGAATTATCCCACCTACCTCAACATTTTTATTGTAATAAGATTCTTAAATTAGACGTATCAAACAAAGGGGAGCATTGTCGGTCCAATAATGAAAATTagataaaaagagaaaaaaagaatcATTTGTCGCCTACTATTTTACTGATGATTTGAATCTAACAAGAATCATTTCCCACACCACATATACATTTAGCCGCCATTTTCCCAAAGTAAGATTTCTTCTTACCCACCAACTGTTTGATGGAAAAACAGTGGGTCCCCGAGAGTGGACCCTACTGGAAATATAGAAGTGCACATCAAGCACAAAGCAAGATAGGTGATGCAAGACTTTGTTGCACCTCTTCATTATTATCCCTAGGGATTCATTTACTTAATTCTTGATTAATTGGTAAAATTGTCATTATTTTATTGGACGctcctatttataattataattattggtTTCTGTTGGTTTGTCACTCATTTGAACTTTCTTCTTGCTGTTTCTTAATAAGTCTAATATCTCCTCATTGGCTCCCACAAAAATACAATCTTTTTCTTGACCCGTTTCTTGAAAATTCTTGATGTGGGCTTTATTGCTCTGTTTTGCAGctgattttcatattttttcggGGGATGA
This genomic interval from Salvia splendens isolate huo1 chromosome 13, SspV2, whole genome shotgun sequence contains the following:
- the LOC121762268 gene encoding serine/arginine-rich splicing factor RS40-like isoform X1, with protein sequence MDGSLCFNFLACAQDTCLSVRKNRYFCHALPFHTTCRSFTFLFLTTLPSHRFPTCFDIDSCSIRIQWQVLCSLHAKVFFPFLSNVSILFAGVLDVVIVYLASLCYIVQGFCFVYMEDERDAEDAIRRLDRIEFGRKGRRIRVEWTKQERGSRRPDSTRKSSSSARPSKTLFVINFDPINTRTRDIEKYFEHYGKISNVRIRRNFAFVQYELQEDATRALEETHLSKFMDRVISVEYAIRDDDDKRNGHSPDGRGRDTSPDRRNYDRRRSPSPYQRDRGSPDYGHGSVPNSRSERRGSPQYGRAESPANDRYNSRSPPPPRERSRSRSRS
- the LOC121762268 gene encoding serine/arginine-rich splicing factor RS40-like isoform X2, giving the protein MFRHRFMFNSDPVAGFCFVYMEDERDAEDAIRRLDRIEFGRKGRRIRVEWTKQERGSRRPDSTRKSSSSARPSKTLFVINFDPINTRTRDIEKYFEHYGKISNVRIRRNFAFVQYELQEDATRALEETHLSKFMDRVISVEYAIRDDDDKRNGHSPDGRGRDTSPDRRNYDRRRSPSPYQRDRGSPDYGHGSVPNSRSERRGSPQYGRAESPANDRYNSRSPPPPRERSRSRSRS
- the LOC121762268 gene encoding serine/arginine-rich splicing factor RS40-like isoform X3; amino-acid sequence: MKPIFCGNLDFDAKQSDVDRLFRKYGRVDRVDMKSGFCFVYMEDERDAEDAIRRLDRIEFGRKGRRIRVEWTKQERGSRRPDSTRKSSSSARPSKTLFVINFDPINTRTRDIEKYFEHYGKISNVRIRRNFAFVQYELQEDATRALEETHLSKFMDRVISVEYAIRDDDDKRNGHSPDGRGRDTSPDRRNYDRRRSPSPYQRDRGSPDYGHGSVPNSRSERRGSPQYGRAESPANDRYNSRSPPPPRERSRSRSRS